A window of the Polaribacter batillariae genome harbors these coding sequences:
- the glgB gene encoding 1,4-alpha-glucan branching protein GlgB, with protein sequence MTQTKVHSLFTDFDIDLFKAGKHYRLYEKFGAHIITVDGVKGTYFAVWAPSAKAVSVIGDFNFWQEGEHHLNVRWDESGIWEGFIPNVKKGAIYKYKIRNSSNNVITEKADPFARRCEHPPKTASVVWEDNYAWNDKKWMKNRKKNNALDAPFSVYEVHLGSWKKQIEENRFLSYNELAEELVKYVKEMNFTHVEFMPIMEYPYDPSWGYQLTGYFAPTSRFGYPDEFKFLVDKFHENGIGVLLDWVPSHFPSDDHGLGFFDGSHLYEHPDRRKGYHQDWKSLIFNYGRNEIKAFLISNAIFWLDQYHADGLRVDAVASMLFLDYSREDGEWEPNMYGGNEYLEAIDFIKEMNTAVYEAFPDVQTIAEESTSFSKVSKPIYDGGLGFGMKWMMGWMHDTLQYFAKEPLYRKHHQNDLTFSLNYAFTENFMLPLSHDEVVYGKKSIVSKMPGDEWQRFANLRLMYSYMFTHPGTKLLFQGGEFGQTSEWNFEGSLDWHLLQYDVHKGAQTLVKELNTFYKKEKALHQKQFSHEGFEWINHGDHQNSVLSYIRKGENEKDNVIIVLNMTPVPREKYRIGLPKAGKLKEVFNSDDKKFYGTNQYKNKTITSEKKTWNNRENSIELDLPPLAMVAFKYQ encoded by the coding sequence ATGACACAAACAAAAGTACACAGTCTTTTTACAGATTTTGACATTGATTTATTTAAAGCAGGAAAACATTATCGTTTATACGAAAAATTCGGCGCACACATTATTACTGTAGATGGTGTAAAAGGCACCTATTTTGCGGTTTGGGCACCAAGCGCTAAAGCCGTTTCTGTAATTGGAGACTTTAACTTTTGGCAAGAAGGCGAACATCACTTAAACGTACGTTGGGATGAAAGCGGAATCTGGGAAGGTTTTATACCGAATGTTAAAAAAGGTGCTATTTACAAATACAAAATTCGCAATTCTAGCAATAATGTAATTACCGAAAAAGCAGATCCATTTGCAAGAAGGTGCGAACATCCACCAAAAACAGCCTCTGTTGTTTGGGAAGATAATTATGCTTGGAATGATAAAAAATGGATGAAAAACAGAAAGAAAAACAACGCATTAGATGCACCTTTTTCTGTATATGAAGTTCATTTAGGCTCTTGGAAAAAACAAATCGAAGAAAATCGATTTTTAAGTTATAACGAATTGGCAGAAGAATTGGTAAAATATGTAAAAGAAATGAATTTTACGCACGTAGAATTTATGCCAATTATGGAATATCCTTACGACCCAAGTTGGGGATATCAATTAACTGGATATTTTGCACCAACATCTCGTTTTGGTTATCCTGATGAATTTAAATTTTTAGTTGATAAATTTCACGAAAACGGAATTGGCGTTTTATTAGATTGGGTGCCTTCTCATTTTCCTTCAGACGACCATGGTTTAGGATTTTTCGACGGTTCGCATTTATACGAACATCCAGATAGAAGAAAAGGATATCACCAAGATTGGAAAAGTTTAATTTTTAATTACGGAAGAAACGAAATAAAAGCATTTTTAATTAGTAATGCCATTTTTTGGTTAGACCAATACCATGCAGATGGTTTGCGAGTAGATGCAGTTGCCTCTATGTTATTTTTAGATTATTCTAGAGAAGATGGCGAATGGGAGCCCAATATGTATGGTGGAAATGAATATTTAGAAGCCATCGATTTTATAAAAGAAATGAATACGGCTGTTTATGAAGCCTTTCCAGATGTACAAACCATTGCAGAAGAATCGACTTCTTTTTCTAAAGTTTCGAAACCAATTTACGATGGTGGTTTAGGTTTTGGTATGAAATGGATGATGGGCTGGATGCACGATACTTTACAATATTTTGCCAAAGAACCTTTGTATAGAAAGCATCATCAAAACGATTTAACTTTTAGCTTAAATTACGCATTTACAGAAAACTTTATGTTACCTCTTTCGCATGACGAAGTTGTGTATGGCAAAAAATCCATCGTTTCTAAAATGCCTGGAGACGAGTGGCAACGTTTTGCTAATTTAAGGTTGATGTACAGTTATATGTTTACACACCCTGGAACAAAACTGTTATTTCAAGGTGGAGAATTTGGGCAAACGTCTGAATGGAATTTCGAAGGAAGTTTAGACTGGCATTTATTACAATACGACGTGCATAAAGGCGCACAAACTTTAGTAAAAGAATTAAATACATTTTATAAAAAAGAAAAAGCACTGCACCAAAAACAATTTTCTCACGAAGGTTTCGAGTGGATAAATCATGGAGATCATCAAAATTCGGTATTATCTTATATAAGAAAAGGAGAAAACGAAAAAGACAATGTAATTATTGTATTGAATATGACACCCGTTCCTAGAGAAAAATACAGAATTGGCTTGCCCAAAGCTGGCAAATTAAAAGAAGTTTTTAATAGCGACGATAAAAAATTCTACGGAACAAATCAATATAAAAATAAAACAATTACTTCAGAAAAAAAGACGTGGAACAATAGAGAAAACTCTATAGAATTAGATTTACCACCTTTAGCGATGGTTGCTTTTAAATATCAATAA
- a CDS encoding trehalose synthase, whose amino-acid sequence MLEKVASNTKTTLFSSSKNWNEIMLDTDFTAIFLSEVLEEYIQKQRWYGGKSSQLKYIELSEYFKIQQDGEIYFGLILEVNFVEAFYHHYFLPIAFVSDESAAEKSKILPIKLENKKGFIVDAIYLESFRKVVYERISTALPIDKTPVQYHKSEGFQFPNYQSSKLMGAEQSNTSIIYNDAFILKFFRRIYADKNPDYEMSRFLSEKKEYQNTPPYLGSIHIIDSDDVNITIGLMQKLVPNKGDAWEYFLKEIHTIYQNVDQKNIIFKNLPDVSLYDRVKITEVAPQIIDWLGLNILNNVKLIAKRTAEMHAALGSEFEDTAFTPTRFNGDYSVWLKNRLTYQFQNRLNLAENNLHKLEGYSLELAKDFLERKNEIRKRLVHFDWTKLKGERIRIHGDYHLGQILVQENDFCILDFEGEPESTIRDRKVKQPPLKDVAGLFRSFHYAIYSTIFNNENTYSKSREELFEYGELLYKYMVSIFMETYVATTKEANLHIGYRNERRFLLKYCLLEKAIYELGYELNSRPKWTIIPLKGIANILDS is encoded by the coding sequence ATGTTAGAAAAAGTAGCATCGAATACTAAAACCACATTGTTTTCTTCCAGTAAAAATTGGAACGAAATAATGTTGGATACAGATTTTACTGCTATTTTTCTGTCTGAAGTTTTAGAAGAATACATTCAAAAACAACGTTGGTATGGAGGAAAATCGAGCCAATTAAAATATATAGAATTAAGTGAATATTTTAAAATTCAACAAGATGGAGAAATCTATTTTGGCTTAATTTTAGAAGTAAATTTTGTAGAAGCCTTTTACCATCATTACTTTTTACCCATTGCTTTTGTTTCTGATGAAAGTGCTGCTGAAAAAAGTAAAATTTTACCCATAAAATTAGAAAACAAAAAAGGTTTTATTGTAGATGCCATTTATTTAGAAAGTTTTAGAAAAGTCGTTTACGAAAGAATTAGCACAGCTTTGCCAATAGACAAAACCCCTGTGCAATATCATAAGTCAGAAGGTTTTCAATTTCCAAATTACCAATCTTCAAAATTAATGGGGGCAGAACAAAGCAACACTTCTATTATTTATAATGATGCATTTATTCTAAAATTTTTCAGAAGAATTTATGCGGATAAAAATCCCGACTACGAAATGAGTCGTTTTTTATCAGAAAAAAAAGAATACCAAAATACACCACCTTATTTAGGCAGTATTCATATTATTGATTCTGACGATGTAAACATTACCATTGGTTTAATGCAAAAATTAGTACCAAATAAAGGCGATGCTTGGGAATATTTTCTGAAAGAAATTCATACGATTTACCAAAATGTAGATCAGAAAAACATCATTTTTAAAAATTTACCCGATGTAAGTTTATACGACCGTGTAAAAATCACAGAAGTTGCTCCGCAAATAATCGATTGGTTAGGACTCAATATTTTAAATAACGTAAAACTAATTGCTAAAAGAACTGCAGAAATGCATGCAGCTTTAGGATCCGAATTCGAAGATACCGCCTTTACACCTACTCGTTTTAATGGAGATTATTCTGTTTGGTTAAAAAACAGGTTAACCTATCAGTTTCAAAACAGGTTAAATCTTGCCGAAAATAATTTACACAAGTTAGAAGGGTATTCTTTAGAACTCGCCAAAGATTTTTTAGAACGAAAAAATGAAATTAGAAAACGCCTGGTTCATTTCGATTGGACAAAGTTAAAAGGCGAGCGCATTCGAATTCATGGCGATTATCATTTAGGGCAAATTTTAGTACAAGAAAACGATTTTTGCATTCTCGATTTCGAAGGAGAACCAGAAAGTACTATAAGAGATCGTAAAGTAAAACAACCTCCATTAAAAGATGTCGCTGGTTTGTTTCGTTCTTTCCATTACGCCATTTATTCAACCATATTTAACAACGAAAATACGTATTCTAAAAGCAGAGAAGAACTTTTTGAATATGGAGAATTATTATACAAATACATGGTTTCAATTTTCATGGAAACCTATGTGGCAACAACAAAAGAAGCAAACCTACACATTGGTTATAGAAACGAAAGAAGGTTTTTATTAAAATATTGCTTGCTAGAAAAAGCAATTTACGAATTGGGCTACGAACTCAATTCAAGACCAAAATGGACCATTATTCCATTAAAAGGTATTGCTAACATATTAGATTCATAA